Part of the Calliopsis andreniformis isolate RMS-2024a chromosome 12, iyCalAndr_principal, whole genome shotgun sequence genome, atacaagTTAATACGTTTCTCGCTATATTTTTTCAAAATGTTATTTGTAAGGGATTAGATACACACCTTTCGTTGGATGTGGAAGGAGAAGGATTTCATAGGTTAGATTAGTAATAAGATGGagaaaattatttcttttatccgAATCAATTGTTTACTCAAAagttaattaaaaagtaaagtaAGTACAGTAAAGTAAAAACTAAAAACTAAAAAGTCAattttaacaacaataataatagttcaAATTGATTAAGATGTTAAGAAattatatttgcaatttttctCTATAAAACTCTTATAGGTAATGTaaagattaaaattattacatatttttattaaaattattacatattagaataaataataaaaataataattacaaataataaagaacaaatattttattcttactTTCTAGTACAATTTTAGTATTAATTTGTTTGGTGTTTATACAAAAAGACAATGTAATATTCGGATAATGGAGATATAAGTAATATAGATTTATTACAGGAtgtaaatatttctttattcttAAAGGGAAAATTCATTTGCAGATATTTAATATATCGAGtaaattttgataattttatAGATCAGTGTCATGTAGCTCTTTTTCTAAAATTGCCATCTAGTTTATATGCCAACATCAATGAATTAAATGATTTGAGAAGATTAGGAATTGTAAGTAATAAACTTATATATCACTGTAATGAAATTTAGATTCTAATGTAAATATTATTTCCATCAAGAGAAGAAAATTCTTATTTATTAGTAAATGGTTCTATTTATTCAATACATGTAAGATCTTTCCTATTAATTACATTTTAGAGTACAGCATGTTTCTTTGGAGAAACTGATGTCGAATTATTTGCGCATAAAGCAATGTCTCAAAACGTAACTATATGTTCTCCTCTAATCAGTACAAATTTTACTTTGAAACTACCTATACATCAGCGTTACCAATATGCTAGCAAAAATAGTAGTTACATGACTATTATATTACCAAAACCAATATTACTTTTGGGTTGTAAAGACAGAATTAAAGAATATAGAATTTCAAAAATTGATCTGTGTTCTCCATGCGCAGAAGTTGTAACTAAATGGAGAGAGATTCCATACATTATGGTAAATAGCTTCACTACAGTATGCGAGTTATAATATCTTATTATGTAATATGAGTTTTATTATATAGTAAAGTAAtctcataatatataatattttgtataaaatagGACTTTATTACTATTATCATGTATGTTTGTCATAGGATACAAAAGATGTTGTATGGACAATACCAGTTGGTAATTCATCTTTGTTATCTACAGTAATTTGTACTACAATATTAGCAACTATTCTGTTGACTATATTTCTTATGAAAACGATATGGAAATCTACGCCAAAAATGGATAAAAAGAGACAATAATAcatttaaaatataattcttGGAAATACTTTTATAGTGTTAAGATACATAAAGGAATCACTTTCATAGTTTTTATAGTAAAAATCTCTTGTAAATTAACATAAATTTAATTATGCttctataataaatattaaatataatacaTGCATACAAATAGGTAATTATGTACAGTACTCACATCTTAAGACATTTACACTCTGTCAAAAACAATGATCATAACACTCTTCATTCACATCACTTAAGATAAATAAAAAAGATAATAAACTTTACAGTTTTCTTAGTCATGGCAACATTATAAACTTTTCTCTGTTTCTATATTATCAATATTTTTACTCTTTTCTGCAAACCCATTTTCCACAGATAATTCTGTTATTGTCACAGAATTTAAGCCAGTATCTTTCCTTTTTTTCACAGGATCATTCCAAGTTTGAATTTTACTCGTACCAAACAGAATAAACATAAGATTTCCAATGAGATATATAGCAGCAGAcaagaaaaatatatttctccATTCTGTGACGTCCCTCTAAAACATTTGAAAGTATTATATATTAATGACATAGCATTTTCCATTTTTAAAACTGTcttttataaataaaagaagTTTACTAACATAGCTTTAAAAAATCTAGAAAAGATTTAGTTCAATTGTCTTTTCCATATACAAAGCAACATGATAAATATAAGATATGTATTTAAATCTAACTGTATTACACTCTAAAGATTACAGTACATTAAAttctaaaaaagaaaattaatacaTACAGCATCTTTGACAACGACTGTGGCAGCTAATGGAGCTAAAATACTGCAAATATTTGCTGCTGTGTTTGTAATTCCCATTAAAGTTCCAGCAAAGTTAGGACTAAGATCCATGTGATTTACATTATGACCACAATAAATCGCAACATTACTGGCAACAGCGACTACTAAAAGCGTCACTGCGATCCCAGAATGTTCTTTGTCAACATATCCGAGAGCGATTAACGCAACCGCTGGAATCCATTGACCTATCGTATTGCATATTTTCCGGGATGCTTGAATTGTAATAACATTTCGTTTAATGAGAAGATCTGAAATGTAGCTGATCGGGAAACTGACCAGCCATGCTACTAAATAGGGTAGTGCAGTAAGCATGCCAttctaaaacaaaaataattagaatatataaataatagaatataaaagtatttcttcaaaaatttataaaataaatttacatAATTCTTAATATGGTTATTTAAAAGTGtcttaattaatttaaatcgTACTTAAGCTTAAGTAGCTAAAAAAATCATCTATTATTAAGAAATACAAATATAAGAACGTAAAAgacagttttttttttaatccgTTATGATGAATGTTTGTATAAAAGAGTAACTTTAGACATGTAAAAAACGAGTTgaaatgaatattatgaatatCAAAATCGGAATAAGGGTATTCGTATGTTGAGTGTTTTTACTATTCTTACAAATGTTTAAGAGTATACCAAAGGTACTCTATTTGTATGTTATCACTTACGTGTGTGATATCAGAGCCCAAAACGGATGTCATGTAAGACGGAATTTTCGTCAAAAGCATCCAAAAGCCCCAATTATGAGCAGACTGTGTAGCCATTAGTGCCCACATCGGAAGACTTGTAAACATTGCTTTCCATGGTGTTGGCAATTTCTAAAAAGTGAGACATTTTCTTTGTAATATACATGTATGGAAGAAGAAGAATTTCAGAAACAGATATTGATTGAATGACATGattgttattaaataaaataatttaaagttATTCTATAAGTATATACCTCTTCCGTTTCTGTTATTCCAAGACTAGTTTCAATGTATTCTTTTTCATCTTCGGGTATACTTGAATGCACTGCTGGGGATTCCTTTCCAATGAGAAGGAAAAGGCACCCAGAAACAATGGTAATACCGCCCCAGAAGTAGAAGCAGCTGGGCCATCCCAAAGAAGAAGCAGACAACAGGCCCGAACTCAGTAAACAAGCCACGTTTCCGATCCAACCTCCCGCATAAACGAAGGTTGCTGAATTATATGTAATAAATACAGGAAATAATTTAGTAATTATTAGTACAGCGAAGTCTTAATTAATGATATCTTGGAATACATTCATCTGACAATAAAACGGAAACAAAATGGAACACAGTAGCTGTGTTTTATGGAGTATACCTAGTCTACTTTGTAGAGCTGacaaatttttctattttctagaAGTTCAAtagaattattcaattttaaattaaCCAAATTCAATTCGTCTTGTGAATGAAATTACTGAACAAGTTTGATAGAAGAAAACGTCAGCGATACAGCAGATAAGATATTGCGCAATAAAAAGTCTCATGTAGATTTCATTAGATTTCAAGTACACGATTAGTTTTTCAAACATATTAATGGTAAAGCTTTTAGTCAGCAAATTACAATTTTCTGTTAAGAATTTATAAGTAACTCAAAGATTAAACGGAGTCCTAATACCGAGGTATATAGGGGATAATGGCCAATGACTTAAAAATGACTTAAGAATTTCAAAAAATGCTAAGCGGAGTGACGTCAACTTTACTAATTAAAAGATAAGAAGTTTCTGAAGTGTTAAATAGGGCACCTGTAGTTAACGAGGACTACAAGAATTATGAACTTGAGtttcgaaaattttaatattgtaaATTTTATGATAAACTTAATAACTAATAAAAAGTACTATTTGTATCTATTGTGaggatttttaaatttcaatccaAGTTTTTAACATCCGTTTTGAATGAAAATAGATAAAGTAGTTAATACATGTgcgtttgtatttatatagtttaaaATGTGGCATTGATGCACCAAGATCCAATGTTAAGTACTGAAGGGACACGAAAAGATAGAAGGGGAATATCTACTATTTAGTATTCTGACAGCGATTTTGCTGAAAACAAGGTCGGCAGTACTCTATAGTGAAATTCACGAGTTTTAACTCATCAATGTCATTGAAAAGTAACCCTCACCATTACCAATCaattatttttttctgcttCCTACACACCATCATTGCTTACGAAATAACTTTGTCTGACCAGAACATTACTATAACAGAGTATAACATATTGTTTAAACGACTATCTAAAAGTGTCATAAATACAACTAATTAAAGAATGAGAATGTATGCACTGATTTTTCGGTGGTGGTAATTAAAGAGCGAATTCTTTATCTCTTCGTATCTTCCGAGCGAATAAGCTCAAATTTGTATTTGTTCAAATTTTTCTTCTGCTACTGTGTATTAAATCTTTAATATCATTTAAATGGTAATGGTGGTATTTGGAATTTAGTTGACTTTTTTCTTTGCctacataataattacaatatttaTAGCTAAAGTATGTTTAAAGAAATATCTTATAATAtaagataatataatatatacaatTACATTGTATGTAATTGCAGAATTACGTTCTACAATTATACAATAGAAG contains:
- the LOC143185809 gene encoding GPI alpha-1,4-mannosyltransferase I, stabilizing subunit → MTLNRVKYYFIQVNTFLAIFFQNVICKGLDTHLSLDVEGEGFHRYLIYRVNFDNFIDQCHVALFLKLPSSLYANINELNDLRRLGISTACFFGETDVELFAHKAMSQNVTICSPLISTNFTLKLPIHQRYQYASKNSSYMTIILPKPILLLGCKDRIKEYRISKIDLCSPCAEVVTKWREIPYIMDTKDVVWTIPVGNSSLLSTVICTTILATILLTIFLMKTIWKSTPKMDKKRQ
- the LOC143185808 gene encoding putative inorganic phosphate cotransporter, which produces MTHLHASKRVSIISISERMKVPVTRPKAWFGCRHVQIILMALGFLCCYAIRVTTSVTLEAMTNATTANPDYEEFKWNNSVKDTILSSFFWGYVCTQLIGSIIAHRWGAHKLFSLSQLICGLVTLFIPMVAHYCGWEAVCACRVIAGLCQGTVLPCLHTLLSKWVPLEERGRMSTFVYAGGWIGNVACLLSSGLLSASSLGWPSCFYFWGGITIVSGCLFLLIGKESPAVHSSIPEDEKEYIETSLGITETEEKLPTPWKAMFTSLPMWALMATQSAHNWGFWMLLTKIPSYMTSVLGSDITHNGMLTALPYLVAWLVSFPISYISDLLIKRNVITIQASRKICNTIGQWIPAVALIALGYVDKEHSGIAVTLLVVAVASNVAIYCGHNVNHMDLSPNFAGTLMGITNTAANICSILAPLAATVVVKDARDVTEWRNIFFLSAAIYLIGNLMFILFGTSKIQTWNDPVKKRKDTGLNSVTITELSVENGFAEKSKNIDNIETEKSL